The following are encoded together in the Vigna angularis cultivar LongXiaoDou No.4 chromosome 9, ASM1680809v1, whole genome shotgun sequence genome:
- the LOC108346692 gene encoding cytochrome P450 94B3: MFIFLLTLLLFFVFLLSFFNGKQYSYHRNHAPPSHPIIGCLVSFYQNRHRLLDWYTEHIAQSPTHTIVVHRLGARRTVVTANPRNVEYILKTNFGNFPKGKPFTEILGDLLGCGIFNVDGELWQVQRKLASHEFSTRSLKDFIVKTLQEEVQHRLIPLLEQASREKDVIDLQDVLRRLTFDTVCKVSLGYDPCCLDLKKPLPSLLTAFDTASEVSAARGASPVFLLWKMKRMLNMGSEKALKEAVKLVHESVMKIIKGKKDEMTYNEKNVGTDLLARLLEAGQEETVVRDMVISMIMAGRDTTSAAMTWLLWLLSKHREEEALLVKEVYCGNNRCEGLDYECLKEMKLLKACLCESMRLYPPVAWDSKHASGADVLPDGTHVGKGDRVTYFPYGMGRMEALWGKDCYEFKPKRWFDEENVDNGVLKCVNPYKFPVFQAGPRVCLGREMAFIQMEYVVASILNRFVISPVSDEHPRFVPLLTAHMAGGFKVRINSRTGAGTE; encoded by the coding sequence ATGTTCATTTTCCTCCTCACTCTTCTACTGTTCTTCGTGTTTCTCCTTAGTTTCTTCAACGGAAAACAATATAGTTATCACCGTAACCATGCACCTCCTTCACACCCTATCATTGGATGCCTCGTTTCTTTCTACCAGAACCGCCACCGTCTCCTCGACTGGTACACCGAACACATAGCACAATCCCCGACCCACACCATCGTTGTTCACCGGCTCGGCGCGCGTCGCACGGTGGTGACAGCGAACCCCCGCAACGTAGAGTACATTCTGAAGACCAACTTCGGCAACTTCCCCAAAGGTAAACCCTTCACCGAAATCCTTGGAGACCTTCTCGGGTGCGGGATTTTCAACGTCGATGGCGAGCTCTGGCAAGTGCAGCGCAAGCTAGCGAGCCACGAGTTCAGTACGCGCTCCCTTAAGGACTTCATCGTGAAAACTCTCCAGGAAGAGGTCCAACACAGGCTTATTCCACTACTTGAACAGGCATCACGTGAGAAAGACGTGATCGACCTGCAGGACGTGCTGCGAAGACTTACGTTCGACACGGTGTGCAAGGTGTCGCTAGGCTACGACCCGTGCTGCCTGGACCTGAAAAAGCCGCTGCCGTCTCTTCTCACAGCTTTCGACACCGCCTCGGAAGTGAGCGCAGCACGCGGCGCATCGCCAGTGTTTCTGCTatggaagatgaagagaatgCTGAACATGGGGTCAGAGAAGGCTCTGAAAGAAGCCGTGAAGCTGGTGCATGAGTCGGTTATGAAGAtcataaaaggaaagaaagatgaaatgacatataatgaaaaaaacGTTGGCACCGATTTGCTGGCAAGGTTGTTGGAGGCAGGGCAAGAGGAGACGGTGGTGAGGGATATGGTTATAAGCATGATAATGGCGGGGAGAGACACCACGTCGGCGGCGATGACGTGGCTGTTATGGTTGTTGTCGAAGCATCGAGAGGAAGAAGCGTTACTAGTGAAAGAGGTTTACTGTGGAAATAACCGATGTGAGGGTTTGGATTATGAGTGTTTGAAAGAGATGAAGTTGTTGAAGGCGTGTTTGTGTGAGTCGATGAGGCTGTATCCGCCGGTGGCGTGGGACTCGAAGCATGCGAGTGGTGCCGATGTGTTACCTGATGGGACCCACGTGGGGAAAGGGGACAGGGTGACTTATTTTCCATACGGGATGGGGAGAATGGAGGCTCTGTGGGGGAAGGATTGCTATGAGTTTAAACCAAAACGTTGGTTTGATGAAGAGAATGTTGATAATGGGGTTCTGAAGTGTGTGAATCCTTATAAGTTTCCGGTTTTTCAGGCTGGTCCAAGAGTTTGTCTTGGGAGGGAAATGGCTTTTATTCAGATGGAGTATGTGGTGGCTTCTATCCTTAATCGTTTTGTTATTTCGCCAGTCTCTGATGAGCACCCGCGTTTTGTTCCTCTTTTAACAGCTCATATGGCTGGAGGATTCAAAGTGAGGATCAACAGCAGAACTGGAGCAGGAACTGAGTGA